The Candidatus Baltobacteraceae bacterium genome includes a window with the following:
- a CDS encoding peptide ABC transporter substrate-binding protein → MLRACVFLLLLGAIGCTRTAPGSSQTARHPWTEPETLRIAMVANPKTLNPLLSTQALEAIAEAFIFDPLVATDPEGHDYPVLASVVPTLENGGISKDGLTITYHLRHGVRWHDNAPFTSRDVRFSFDAIMNDNTAVSSRHGYDDVARISTPDAYTAIIHLKRPFAPAVHTFFAHSDTPYMILPAHLLERYTSLDRVAFNSHPIGTGPFRFVRWLRGDRIEYVANDDYFLGKPKLRHIILHIVPDENTIANELRSHEIDWFIQASPRTYPQIKGIPGIDVRLVSFNGNDAMQINVSKPPLDDARVRRAVGLAIDKRALVQKVTFGTTVPAKEDLPPFMWAADPTAGEDSRDLPGARALLDEAGWKMGSDGIRHRNGVGLTFEIALRSETATDRDRGVLIAAMLHDAGFDVHLKAFNTSMLYATFAQNGILASGRFQAALTDWYAGVDPDDSTQLMCDQRPPSGWNWSRYCSSQMDAAQRTALTHYDRATRKAAYSKIEHLLAADTPFVYLWWLRQIEAINDDLKNFRPNGIIENWNSYQWSI, encoded by the coding sequence ATGCTCCGAGCCTGCGTATTCTTATTGCTGCTGGGTGCCATCGGCTGCACGCGCACTGCACCGGGCTCCTCGCAGACGGCTCGTCATCCGTGGACCGAGCCGGAGACGCTGCGCATCGCAATGGTCGCCAATCCGAAGACGCTCAATCCCCTTCTCTCGACGCAAGCCTTGGAGGCGATCGCCGAAGCGTTCATCTTCGATCCGCTGGTAGCCACGGATCCCGAGGGTCACGATTATCCGGTGCTGGCGTCGGTCGTGCCGACCCTGGAGAACGGCGGAATATCGAAAGACGGCCTGACGATCACGTATCATTTGCGTCACGGCGTGCGATGGCATGACAATGCTCCGTTCACGAGCCGCGACGTGCGATTCAGCTTCGATGCAATCATGAACGACAATACCGCGGTCTCTTCGCGGCACGGATACGACGACGTCGCCCGCATCAGCACGCCCGACGCTTACACCGCGATCATTCACTTGAAGCGGCCGTTCGCTCCGGCCGTTCACACGTTCTTCGCGCACAGCGATACGCCGTACATGATTTTGCCGGCGCACCTCCTCGAACGCTACACCAGTCTCGATCGAGTCGCGTTTAACTCGCATCCCATTGGAACCGGGCCATTTCGCTTCGTGCGCTGGTTGCGGGGCGATCGCATCGAGTACGTTGCAAATGACGACTACTTCCTGGGCAAGCCGAAGTTGCGGCATATCATCCTTCACATCGTTCCGGATGAGAATACGATCGCAAACGAGCTCCGATCCCATGAGATCGACTGGTTCATTCAAGCGTCACCGCGCACGTATCCACAAATCAAAGGGATTCCGGGAATCGACGTTCGGCTCGTCAGTTTCAACGGAAACGACGCCATGCAAATCAACGTGAGCAAACCGCCGCTCGACGATGCGCGCGTCCGGCGCGCGGTCGGGCTCGCGATTGACAAACGCGCGCTGGTCCAAAAGGTCACCTTCGGAACCACGGTCCCCGCGAAGGAAGATTTGCCGCCATTCATGTGGGCAGCCGATCCAACCGCGGGCGAGGATTCTCGCGACCTACCGGGAGCTCGAGCGCTGCTCGATGAGGCCGGATGGAAGATGGGGAGCGACGGCATACGGCATCGCAACGGCGTTGGGCTGACATTCGAAATTGCGCTTCGTAGCGAAACCGCTACCGATCGTGACCGCGGCGTCCTGATTGCAGCAATGCTGCACGACGCAGGCTTCGACGTTCATCTCAAGGCTTTCAATACGTCAATGCTCTACGCGACGTTTGCGCAAAACGGCATTCTCGCCAGTGGGCGCTTTCAAGCTGCGCTGACGGATTGGTACGCCGGCGTCGATCCGGACGATTCGACCCAGCTCATGTGCGACCAGAGACCGCCGAGCGGCTGGAATTGGTCGCGTTATTGCAGCTCGCAGATGGACGCGGCCCAACGGACCGCGCTTACGCACTACGACCGTGCCACGCGCAAGGCGGCCTATTCGAAGATCGAGCATCTTCTGGCCGCCGATACACCGTTTGTGTACCTCTGGTGGCTGCGGCAGATCGAAGCGATCAACGACGACTTGAAGAACTTCCGTCCCAACGGGATCATCGAAAATTGGAACTCGTATCAATGGTCAATCTAG